From Deltaproteobacteria bacterium, a single genomic window includes:
- a CDS encoding shikimate kinase → MKRGEAFPGVVLIGFMGSGKSSVGRELARRFGAPFVDVDERIESAAGCRIRDLFAREGEPAFREREKAALRDALSVKGCVIATGGGAFADEENRVLLRSYAPVVYLKAAVETLLERLAGDLGRPLLRGGDREEVVRELLSRRVPGYRTADVTVRTDGRTVEEVAGQVAGWIDRTEGRTG, encoded by the coding sequence ATGAAGCGCGGCGAGGCGTTCCCGGGGGTCGTGCTGATCGGGTTCATGGGGTCGGGGAAAAGTTCCGTCGGACGGGAGCTGGCACGCCGGTTCGGCGCGCCGTTCGTCGACGTGGACGAGCGGATCGAGTCGGCGGCCGGATGCCGGATTCGGGATCTGTTCGCCCGGGAGGGGGAGCCGGCGTTTCGCGAGCGGGAGAAAGCGGCCCTGCGCGACGCCCTCTCCGTGAAAGGGTGCGTGATCGCGACGGGGGGCGGGGCGTTCGCCGACGAGGAGAACCGGGTTCTCCTCCGTTCGTACGCCCCGGTGGTCTACCTCAAGGCCGCCGTGGAGACCCTTCTCGAACGGCTTGCCGGGGATCTCGGGCGTCCGCTGCTTCGCGGGGGGGATCGGGAAGAGGTGGTGCGGGAGTTGCTGTCACGCCGGGTCCCCGGGTATCGCACCGCCGACGTCACGGTGCGGACCGACGGGCGAACGGTGGAGGAAGTGGCCGGGCAGGTGGCGGGTTGGATCGACCGGACGGAGGGACGGACGGGTTGA
- the aroC gene encoding chorismate synthase yields the protein MAHFSFRTAGETHGPALVTIVEGVPAGLPVRAEEINRELARRQVGYGRGERMQIEKDEVEILSGVRFGHAMGGPVAMLVRNRDWVNWREKMAQDGDGEGIPKLDTARPGHADLPGILKYGHADVRNVLERASARETAARVMAGALAKGLLRKLGVDIVGHVLSIGKYRVSAGVEGNSVAAARAEGSPLRMADPGVEAEVKRWIDGLKEAGTTAGGVVEVIATGVPPGLGSYVAWDRRLDGRLGQALMCIPAIKGVEIGGGVGLAGMPGVDVHDEVFPGGNPAAPFLGKYLLPFHRETNRAGGLEGGMTNGEPVVVRAAMKPIPTQSVPLRTVTVDRFAATTAHRERSDVCAVPAASVVAETMVAIVLADAFLEKFGGDAMRDILYNYSGYLRRICGG from the coding sequence ATCGCACATTTCTCGTTCCGGACCGCGGGGGAGACCCACGGCCCGGCCCTGGTCACGATCGTCGAGGGGGTCCCGGCGGGCCTGCCCGTTCGCGCGGAGGAGATCAACCGGGAACTGGCCCGGCGGCAGGTGGGGTATGGCCGCGGGGAGCGGATGCAGATCGAGAAGGACGAGGTCGAGATCCTCTCCGGTGTCCGCTTCGGACATGCGATGGGGGGCCCCGTCGCGATGCTCGTGCGCAACCGCGACTGGGTCAACTGGCGGGAGAAGATGGCCCAGGACGGGGATGGGGAGGGGATACCGAAGCTCGACACCGCCCGCCCCGGGCACGCGGACCTTCCCGGCATCCTGAAATACGGGCACGCAGACGTCCGGAACGTCCTCGAGCGGGCCAGCGCCAGGGAGACCGCCGCGCGGGTCATGGCCGGCGCGCTCGCGAAGGGGCTCCTCCGCAAACTCGGGGTCGACATCGTCGGGCACGTTCTCTCGATCGGGAAGTACCGGGTGTCGGCCGGGGTCGAGGGGAACAGCGTCGCTGCCGCGCGCGCCGAGGGGAGTCCGCTGCGGATGGCGGACCCGGGAGTCGAGGCCGAGGTCAAGCGGTGGATCGACGGGTTGAAGGAGGCCGGCACCACGGCCGGCGGGGTCGTCGAGGTCATCGCCACGGGGGTTCCTCCGGGCCTTGGATCGTACGTCGCCTGGGACCGGCGTCTCGACGGCCGGCTCGGACAGGCGCTGATGTGCATCCCCGCCATCAAGGGGGTGGAGATCGGCGGCGGGGTGGGGCTGGCCGGGATGCCGGGGGTCGACGTCCACGACGAGGTGTTCCCCGGCGGGAACCCGGCGGCGCCGTTCCTCGGGAAATACCTGTTGCCGTTCCACCGGGAGACGAACCGGGCCGGGGGGCTGGAGGGAGGGATGACCAACGGGGAGCCCGTGGTCGTCCGGGCCGCGATGAAGCCGATCCCGACGCAGTCCGTCCCTCTCCGGACCGTCACGGTCGACCGCTTCGCCGCCACGACCGCGCATCGCGAGCGCAGCGACGTCTGCGCCGTCCCCGCCGCGTCCGTGGTCGCCGAGACGATGGTGGCGATCGTCCTGGCGGATGCCTTCCTCGAGAAATTCGGGGGCGATGCGATGCGGGATATCCTCTATAATTATTCCGGCTACCTGCGGCGCATCTGCGGGGGATGA
- the aroB gene encoding 3-dehydroquinate synthase has translation MNREMMTVALGDRSYDIFFGREIYSLFQEWICRFYPGGTVHVVTDRNVASIYGDDIQRWLAGIPHDVLALPPGEEHKNFDTVREIYGFLARGDAGRDSLVVAFGGGVVGDLAGFAAATYLRGISCIQVPTTLLSQVDSSVGGKTGFNLPEGKNLVGAFHQPRAVFIDDAFLLTLDDRNLRAGMAEVVKCALAGDAELWDRLLAVGGKWKATSGEEWRWIVRRAVGFKASVVERDERETSLRRILNLGHTIGHAMETSGGYGRLLHGEAVAMGLAWEAILGMKLGVTGAELVDGLVSLLLDMGFPLDDPGVALTSIAAAIGMDKKRMVSDVDLPLVAAPGRCELRRVPLAEIRRELPGIRAEIRERSIARELNIPAGNAVPEASPVSNLLQVGDDVYEIRSAEENVAPAVPVEAEPGASEIAAAPEPEPAPSEIPAAPPVPAVRTVTLADLYWSQGEHSTARRIVGEILRDDPANLRAQAWLAARTGDDLAEADLLGFLETMAKEYGYDLS, from the coding sequence TTGAACCGAGAAATGATGACGGTGGCCCTTGGCGACCGTTCCTACGACATCTTCTTCGGGCGGGAGATCTACTCCCTGTTCCAGGAATGGATCTGCCGTTTTTACCCCGGCGGGACCGTTCACGTGGTGACCGACCGCAACGTCGCCTCCATCTACGGGGACGACATCCAGCGGTGGCTCGCGGGCATCCCCCATGACGTCCTGGCCCTCCCCCCGGGGGAGGAACATAAGAACTTCGACACGGTGAGGGAGATCTACGGGTTCCTGGCGCGCGGGGACGCCGGGCGGGATTCCCTCGTCGTCGCCTTCGGCGGCGGGGTCGTCGGCGATCTCGCCGGATTCGCCGCCGCGACGTACCTGCGGGGGATCTCCTGCATCCAGGTGCCCACAACCCTCCTTTCCCAGGTGGACAGCAGCGTGGGCGGGAAGACAGGCTTCAACCTCCCGGAGGGAAAGAACCTCGTCGGGGCGTTCCACCAGCCCCGGGCCGTCTTCATCGACGACGCCTTCCTGCTGACCCTCGACGATCGCAACCTCCGCGCGGGGATGGCGGAGGTGGTCAAATGCGCCCTTGCCGGCGACGCCGAGCTATGGGATCGGCTGCTCGCGGTCGGCGGGAAGTGGAAGGCGACCTCCGGGGAGGAGTGGCGCTGGATCGTCCGCCGCGCCGTCGGGTTCAAGGCGTCCGTCGTCGAGCGGGACGAGAGGGAGACCTCGCTTCGCAGGATCCTCAACCTCGGGCACACCATCGGCCACGCGATGGAGACATCGGGCGGGTACGGCCGCCTCCTCCACGGCGAGGCGGTGGCGATGGGGCTGGCCTGGGAGGCGATCCTCGGCATGAAGCTCGGCGTGACCGGCGCGGAACTGGTCGACGGCCTCGTCTCGCTCCTCCTCGACATGGGATTTCCCCTCGACGATCCGGGGGTGGCCCTCACCTCCATCGCCGCCGCCATCGGGATGGACAAGAAGCGGATGGTATCGGACGTGGACCTGCCGTTGGTCGCCGCCCCCGGCCGTTGCGAGTTGCGGCGCGTCCCCCTCGCGGAGATCCGGCGGGAACTGCCCGGGATCCGCGCGGAGATCCGGGAACGCTCGATCGCGAGGGAGCTCAACATTCCGGCGGGAAATGCGGTACCGGAAGCGTCCCCGGTTTCGAACCTTCTTCAGGTCGGGGACGATGTGTACGAGATCCGCTCCGCCGAGGAAAACGTCGCCCCCGCGGTCCCCGTGGAAGCCGAACCGGGGGCGTCCGAGATCGCCGCCGCGCCGGAACCGGAACCGGCGCCGTCGGAAATTCCCGCCGCGCCCCCCGTACCCGCCGTGCGGACCGTGACCCTGGCCGACCTGTACTGGTCCCAGGGCGAGCATTCCACCGCGAGGCGGATCGTCGGGGAGATCCTCCGCGACGATCCGGCGAACCTCCGGGCCCAGGCGTGGTTGGCGGCCCGGACCGGGGACGATCTCGCGGAGGCGGATCTCCTCGGGTTCCTCGAGACCATGGCGAAGGAGTACGGGTATGACCTTTCTTGA
- the efp gene encoding elongation factor P, with translation MYTTSDFRNGLKIEFDGGPFVIVYFQHVKPGKGGAFVRTKLKNLKTGAVIEHTFRSGDKVEKPDLEEREMQFMYKMEGQFHFMDTRTYEQIYLDEGHVEGAGVYLIENLPVKILFYKGEPIGIDIPFFIDLKIVETEPGVRGDTVSGSTKPAKLESGALVSVPLFLNEGDVIKVDTRTGSYIERM, from the coding sequence ATGTACACCACGTCGGATTTCCGCAACGGCCTGAAGATCGAGTTCGACGGGGGCCCGTTCGTCATCGTCTACTTCCAGCACGTGAAGCCCGGCAAGGGGGGCGCCTTCGTCCGCACGAAGCTCAAGAACCTGAAGACCGGCGCGGTGATCGAGCACACCTTCCGCAGCGGCGACAAGGTCGAGAAGCCGGACCTCGAAGAGCGCGAGATGCAGTTCATGTATAAGATGGAAGGCCAGTTTCACTTCATGGACACGCGGACGTACGAGCAGATCTACCTTGACGAGGGACACGTGGAAGGGGCGGGGGTCTACCTGATCGAGAACCTCCCCGTGAAGATCCTCTTTTACAAGGGAGAGCCGATCGGGATCGACATCCCGTTCTTCATCGACCTGAAGATCGTCGAAACCGAGCCCGGCGTTCGCGGGGACACGGTGAGCGGGTCGACCAAGCCGGCGAAACTGGAGTCCGGCGCGCTCGTGTCGGTTCCCCTCTTCCTGAACGAGGGGGACGTGATCAAGGTGGACACGCGTACCGGAAGCTACATCGAGCGGATGTGA
- the aroQ gene encoding type II 3-dehydroquinate dehydratase: MKGKRAFRILFVDGPNLNVLGEREPSVYGRETLADIHKAVTAAARTEGVTVAFFQSNHEGEIVERLQAAKRRFDGVVINPAAYTHTSVAVRDALLYSGLPAIEVHLTNPASREEFRKVSLIEDVVVGRICGVGGYGYTLALLALLRHLRREGARGRA, from the coding sequence GTGAAAGGGAAGCGGGCGTTCCGGATCCTGTTCGTCGACGGTCCCAACCTGAACGTTCTCGGGGAGCGTGAGCCGTCCGTCTACGGCCGGGAAACGCTGGCCGACATCCACAAGGCGGTCACGGCGGCGGCCCGGACGGAGGGCGTGACGGTCGCCTTCTTCCAGTCGAACCACGAGGGGGAGATCGTCGAGCGGCTCCAGGCGGCGAAGCGGCGCTTCGACGGGGTCGTGATCAACCCGGCGGCGTACACCCACACGAGCGTGGCCGTCCGGGACGCCCTGCTCTACTCCGGCCTGCCGGCCATCGAGGTGCACCTCACCAACCCCGCAAGCCGGGAGGAATTCCGGAAAGTGTCCCTGATCGAAGACGTGGTCGTCGGCCGGATCTGCGGCGTCGGGGGGTACGGCTACACCCTCGCCCTGCTCGCCCTGCTGCGTCACCTGCGGCGGGAAGGGGCCCGTGGGCGGGCTTGA
- a CDS encoding Xaa-Pro peptidase family protein: MGGLDHRVERLLAALRKRRMDAYLCVRLSNIRYLTGFTGSNAALVVSPAGAVLFTDGRYTEQARSEVRGAEVEVTPDPWKTAARRMRVLRARSIGFESRHLSVDSFRAVSRGREDRFVPVPDLVATIRMRKEPGEILAMERATAIATASLLSALASGVRGKTERDVAADLAREMVRRGAEGVSFPPIVADGPRSAMPHATPSGAAIAGDGPLVLDFGARWNGYCSDETVTILPRRPRSPLGKAFDAVRRAQAAGISSVRPGEPCRAVDARVRDSLDRSGYLKYFVHSTGHGVGLDVHERPSLSLRSRERLEEGMVVTVEPGVYLPGIGGIRLEDTVKVTGSGCERITFLPKTHTPLV, from the coding sequence GTGGGCGGGCTTGATCACCGCGTCGAGCGCCTCCTGGCGGCCTTGCGGAAACGCCGCATGGACGCCTATCTCTGCGTCCGGCTCTCGAACATCCGCTACCTGACGGGCTTCACCGGGAGCAACGCGGCCCTCGTCGTTTCTCCGGCGGGAGCGGTCCTGTTCACCGACGGGAGATACACCGAGCAGGCCCGATCGGAGGTCCGCGGAGCCGAAGTGGAGGTGACCCCCGACCCCTGGAAGACCGCCGCCCGACGGATGCGCGTCCTACGGGCGCGATCGATCGGTTTCGAGTCCCGCCATCTCTCCGTGGATTCCTTCCGGGCGGTCTCCCGTGGGCGGGAGGATCGCTTCGTTCCCGTCCCGGACCTCGTCGCGACGATCCGGATGCGGAAGGAGCCCGGGGAGATCCTGGCGATGGAGCGCGCGACGGCGATCGCGACCGCGTCCCTGCTGTCCGCGCTCGCCTCCGGAGTCCGGGGGAAAACGGAGCGCGACGTGGCCGCGGACTTGGCGCGGGAGATGGTCCGTCGGGGAGCGGAGGGGGTTTCCTTTCCCCCGATCGTCGCGGACGGCCCCCGCTCCGCGATGCCCCACGCGACCCCGTCGGGCGCGGCGATCGCCGGGGACGGCCCGCTGGTTCTCGATTTCGGCGCCCGTTGGAACGGGTACTGCTCCGACGAGACGGTGACGATCCTCCCCCGCCGCCCGCGCTCCCCCCTCGGGAAGGCGTTCGATGCCGTCCGTCGGGCGCAGGCGGCCGGAATTTCCTCCGTTCGCCCGGGCGAACCGTGTCGGGCGGTGGATGCGCGCGTGCGGGATTCGCTGGACCGGTCGGGATATTTGAAGTATTTTGTTCATTCGACCGGACATGGCGTGGGTCTCGATGTTCATGAGCGGCCTTCGCTTTCTCTCCGGTCGCGCGAGCGGCTCGAGGAGGGGATGGTGGTCACGGTGGAACCCGGCGTCTATCTCCCAGGGATCGGGGGGATCCGGCTGGAGGACACGGTGAAGGTCACCGGATCGGGGTGCGAACGGATCACGTTCCTCCCGAAGACGCACACACCGCTGGTTTGA